Sequence from the Ereboglobus luteus genome:
CGCTGCCGTTCGGGTATGTGGTTTCGCGCGCGAAAGGCGTTAACATTTTTGAGGAGGGGAGCAAGAATCCGGGCGCGACAAATGTGCTGCGCGTGCTGAGCCAGAAGTTTGGCGAACCGGGCAGGCGGCTTGGCATCATGGTCTTCGTGCTGGACGCGTTGAAGGGGGCCGTGGCGACGGGCTGGCCGTGGATCGCTTTCAAGATGGGCGTGTGGGACGCGGCTTACGAACATTGGGACGTGGTGTCGTTGATCGGCCTCGGGGCGGCGTTGCTGGGGCATTGTTTTTCATGTTTCACGCGATTCAAGGGCGGCAAGGGCGTGGCGACGGGCGCGGGCGGTTTCATGGTGCTGATGGCACCCTCGCTTTTGATCGCGCTGCTTGTGTGGTGGGTGGTTTTCCAGACGACGCGGTATGTGTCGCTGGCGTCGATTCTGGCGACGGCCTCGCTGCCGGTGTCGAGCTGCACCATGTGGTGCCTTTGGGGCTGGCCGCCTTTTTCGGTTGTGATCATCTCGGCGGGCGCGACCGTTTTTGTGGCGGTGCGGCACCGGGCGAACATCGGGCGGCTGATGCGCGGCACGGAAAACAAGTTCGTGAAAAAAACGCCGGAAGAAAAAATGTGAAGGCGCTCGGCGGGGTGCGATGCCGGGCCGGCATGGGGCATCGGACATTGCGCGGCGCAGGGGAGCCTCAAACACAAATCGCCCGGCGTTGTGCGCAGCCCATTTTTTGGCGAAAAAGCCGTTTGCGTATGCCGGTTTATTGTTACCTTGTCGTTTGAAAATTTTGAAAATGGACACAATGGCAAATGCTCCCGCGCGCGATCCCGCCCACGCAGACACATCGCGCAAACCTTCATGGCTCCGCGCCAAGCTGCCCTCGGGCTCGGGTTACAACGCGGTGCGCAAGCTGGTTGACGGGCATCATTTGCATTCCGTCTGCCAGAGCGCGCAATGCCCAAACCTCGGCGAGTGCTGGACGCGCGGCACCGCCACGGTGATGATCCTCGGAAACATTTGCACGCGCTCGTGCAACTTCTGCGCGATCGCCACGGGGCGGCCGACGGAGCTTGATCTTGGCGAGCCGGCGCGCGTGGCCGATGCCGTCGCGAAGATGGGGCTGCGGCATTGCGTGATCACATCGGTGGCGCGCGACGAGTTGCTCGACGGCGGGGCGTCGGTTTGGGCGGCGACAATTCGCGCGATTCGCCATGCGAATCCGAAAACCGCCATCGAGGTGCTCGTGCCGGACTTCAAGGGGAAGATGGAGCACGTTGACATCGTGCTCGAGGCAAGGCCGGACATCTTCAATCACAATCTCGAGACCGTCGAGCGCCTGCAAAAACCCGTGCGTGTGCAGGCGCGCTACGACCGCTCGCGCAGCGTGCTGCGCCATGCGAAAAGCCGCGGCCTCACGACCAAGACGGGCATCATGCTAGGCCTCGGCGAGGAGCCGGGGGAAATCGAGCAAACTTTGCGCGACATCGTCTCGGACGGCACGGACATCGTGACCATCGGGCAGTATTTGCAACCCACACCGCAGCACTGGCCCGTGAAGCGCTGGGTGCCGCCGGAGGAGTTTGCATATTGGAAAAAATTCGGCCTTTCAATCGGCCTTGGTGTTGTCGAGAGCGGTCCGTTGGTGCGTTCGAGTTATCACGCCGACGAACAATCCGAAAAATACACCGGCGCCGACCACCTGAACACCGAGAACAACCTGACCTCAGAAAAAACGCGCCCCGCATCTTGAGCGGAGCGGGCGGTTGTCTCCTCCAGCGACTCGGAACATTTCCGGCTCACCGGGACGGTTCGCCCTACCTGTTAAAACCAGACCAAACTCGTAAATGGTATCAGATCGTCACGCTTTCGCCGGGTTTGAGCGGATGCGCGAGGTGGCCGCGTTGTTTGGCGGCGGCGGCGAAGGCTGAGGCGTCCTGCGCGATCGGGGGCCAGGTGTTGTAGTGCATCGGAATCGCGGCTTTCGGTTTGAGCATGTCGAGCGCGTCAACCGCATCCTCGGGACCCATCGTGAAGTTGTCCCCGATCGGGAGCATGGCGAGATCAAGTCCGGCGCGGCCGATGAGCTGCATGTCGAGAAAGAGCGCGGTGTCGCCGGCGTGGTAGATTCGTTTGCCGTCGGCTTCGATGATGATTCCGCACGGACTGCCAAGATACGGGGGCAGGAGCGGGTCGGACGCGCTGCCGTCCTCACTCGACGAGTGGTGCGCGATGGTGAGCTTGACCCGTCCGAACGGAAACTTGAACGCGCCGCCGGGATTCATGTTGTGAACCTTCGCGCCTTGGGCGGCGAAAAAGTTGCAGATTTCGTGATTCGAAACGATGACCGCGTCGTTCGTTTTTGCGATGTCGAGCGCGTCGCCCGTGTGGTCGCAATGTCCGTGCGAAATCAACACATAGTCGCAACGAATGTCGTCGGCCTTTGCGGTTGCTGTCGGGTTGCCCGTGAGGAAAGGGTCAATGATGAGCTGGGTGGTGGAGGTTTCAACGAAGAAGCAGGAGTGGCCAAGATAAGTGATTTTCATGACACGCCCCTTTAACCATGAATCGCCCGAATTTTCACGGTCTAAATCGCCGGGGCGCGCGATTTGCGCGATATCCTGTTCCGGCCGGGGGATATGATAGCCGGGTGGCAACACTCGCGATTTCAAACAAACGTGTTGGCATAAACTGAAACGCTCCGGTAGCGTTTGTCTTCAACTCTTAAACGTCCTCCCCATTATGAATTGCATCAGTGAGCCCATCCTCGCAACCGTTTGGAACGGGAGCCGGCGCGAGAAACACGACCCGAAGGTTGTCGCGAATTCCCCCCGGTGCATCCATGGGACAATCACCGCGGTGTTGCGGACGCGATATTTCGCCCGCGAAATATTAAAAATTATAAAATAATAATTATGAGCAATATGTTTGAAAAAGGAAAAACACTGGAATTCGCGTCGCTTGCCGATTACTCCGAGGGCGGAATCGTCAGCAAGCAGGTTTTGAAAAACGAGGCGGGCAACATCACGCTCTTTGCCTTCGACAAGGGGCAGGGGTTGAGCGAGCACACCGCGCCGTTCGATGCCATGGTGCAAATCTTGGACGGGGAGGCCGAGATAAGAATCGGCGGCAATCCCTCCGTGCTCAGGAAGGGCGAGGCCGTTATCCTGCCCGCCAACATTCCTCACGCGCTGCACGCCACCGAAAAATTCAAAATGTTATTAACCATGATCAAGGGCTGATGGCCCGGGAAAACCATATTGGCGGCAACGCAAAAACCACCCTGGTGATTTTTGTATAATTACGGACAAGGTAATCTTTACGATAAAACATCAAAAACAAAAAACTCGCCAAATTACCCATGAAATCAGCGCGTCTCATTGCCCCATTGATTATTTTCCTCGGCATGCTCGCTGTATCATCCTGCGGTCATGCCACCGGCAAACCCGCGGCGCCCAATACACTCACAAAAAAGGAGCGGGCCGACGGCTGGCGTCTGCTTTTTGACGGCGCGAGCCTGAGTGGTTGGAGCAACTTCAAATCGGATACCATCCGCCCCGGCTGGCAGGTGCGCGACGGCGCGCTCGTCTGCGTCGATCCAAAAAACGCCAAGGACCTCGTCACCAAGGACGAGTTCGACTGGTTTGAGCTCCAGCTCGAATATAACATCACGCCCGCGGGCAACAGCGGCATCATGTATCACGTCACCAACGAAGGCCGCGCGGCGTGGGCCACCGGGCCCGAAATCCAGCTTGAGGACAACGTGCTCGCCAAGGACCGGCAACGCTGCGGCTGGCTCTACGGCCTCTACCAGCCGCCGATCGATCCGAAGACCGGCAAACCGCTTGACGCCACCAAGCCCGTCGGCGAGTGGAACCATGTGCGCGTCCTCATCACGCCGGAAAAATGCGTCCACGAAATCAACGGCGTGAAATATTTCGAATACGTGCTCGGCAGCGACGATTTTAACGAGCGCGTGGCAAAGTCGAAATTCTCAAAAATGCCGAACTTCGCAAAATCCAATCGCGGTTTCATCGCCCTTCAGGGCGACCATGGGCAAATCTCGTTTCGAAACATAAAAATCCGCCCCATCCCCGCGGCGAAGTGAACGGCAAAGCGTTTTCGCCGGGCGCGAGGCGGTGCGCAAAAGAAATCGGGGAGGTTTCTTTTGCGACGGTTCCGGCTAAACCGGCCTGTCCAAATTAGTTGTCACGCGTAGGCGATCGCCTCGCAGCCGGGCGCGGGGCGGACATGCTCAAAAAAATCCGACGCCTCCGAGGCGCTTGCATATTCCGGCGCGGATTCGGCCAGCAGCTTGCGCAGGCTTTCGCGCGCGCGCGCAATGCGGCTTTTCACCGTGCCCACGTTGATGCCCAGCGCGGAGGCGATTTCATCGTAGGGAAGGTTGAGCACGTTGCGCATTGTCAGGATTTCGCGGTGCCGCGTGTCCAGGCGCTCCATGCAA
This genomic interval carries:
- the plsY gene encoding glycerol-3-phosphate 1-O-acyltransferase PlsY; the protein is MLVPILASIVAGYFLGALPFGYVVSRAKGVNIFEEGSKNPGATNVLRVLSQKFGEPGRRLGIMVFVLDALKGAVATGWPWIAFKMGVWDAAYEHWDVVSLIGLGAALLGHCFSCFTRFKGGKGVATGAGGFMVLMAPSLLIALLVWWVVFQTTRYVSLASILATASLPVSSCTMWCLWGWPPFSVVIISAGATVFVAVRHRANIGRLMRGTENKFVKKTPEEKM
- the lipA gene encoding lipoyl synthase, which produces MANAPARDPAHADTSRKPSWLRAKLPSGSGYNAVRKLVDGHHLHSVCQSAQCPNLGECWTRGTATVMILGNICTRSCNFCAIATGRPTELDLGEPARVADAVAKMGLRHCVITSVARDELLDGGASVWAATIRAIRHANPKTAIEVLVPDFKGKMEHVDIVLEARPDIFNHNLETVERLQKPVRVQARYDRSRSVLRHAKSRGLTTKTGIMLGLGEEPGEIEQTLRDIVSDGTDIVTIGQYLQPTPQHWPVKRWVPPEEFAYWKKFGLSIGLGVVESGPLVRSSYHADEQSEKYTGADHLNTENNLTSEKTRPAS
- a CDS encoding metal-dependent hydrolase, which gives rise to MKITYLGHSCFFVETSTTQLIIDPFLTGNPTATAKADDIRCDYVLISHGHCDHTGDALDIAKTNDAVIVSNHEICNFFAAQGAKVHNMNPGGAFKFPFGRVKLTIAHHSSSEDGSASDPLLPPYLGSPCGIIIEADGKRIYHAGDTALFLDMQLIGRAGLDLAMLPIGDNFTMGPEDAVDALDMLKPKAAIPMHYNTWPPIAQDASAFAAAAKQRGHLAHPLKPGESVTI
- a CDS encoding cupin domain-containing protein translates to MSNMFEKGKTLEFASLADYSEGGIVSKQVLKNEAGNITLFAFDKGQGLSEHTAPFDAMVQILDGEAEIRIGGNPSVLRKGEAVILPANIPHALHATEKFKMLLTMIKG
- a CDS encoding 3-keto-disaccharide hydrolase, giving the protein MKSARLIAPLIIFLGMLAVSSCGHATGKPAAPNTLTKKERADGWRLLFDGASLSGWSNFKSDTIRPGWQVRDGALVCVDPKNAKDLVTKDEFDWFELQLEYNITPAGNSGIMYHVTNEGRAAWATGPEIQLEDNVLAKDRQRCGWLYGLYQPPIDPKTGKPLDATKPVGEWNHVRVLITPEKCVHEINGVKYFEYVLGSDDFNERVAKSKFSKMPNFAKSNRGFIALQGDHGQISFRNIKIRPIPAAK